The following proteins are encoded in a genomic region of Ornithodoros turicata isolate Travis chromosome 6, ASM3712646v1, whole genome shotgun sequence:
- the LOC135397619 gene encoding transmembrane protein 45B-like has protein sequence MVNVLWEENRAHFDGHLFPGLLLFILGSWWCFGIWRFYFLGRKRFRSSASFPIPWYSHKLCFEGWAKITFAFIGIAGEAYSGLGKGHFALFNNLQHIIMYAAFAIAGVADILTNRRYPLPPQTDYMALLVAVLVEVFLFSFHLHGRSPLDVMVHKLLIYSAVAEAVFVLLEMRNTQTAVLALGRAFWAILHGAWFIHIAFMLFYSSTKITSWISSEDDQLTMVTAMFGWFMISVLVYVAVIGCLFRWYASARGLEQGAHEERYKLIRNDEVGGSGDAAELERFNDTD, from the coding sequence ATGGTGAACGTACTGTGGGAAGAGAACAGGGCCCACTTCGATGGACACCTCTTCCCTGGACTTCTCCTGTTCATCCTGGGCAGCTGGTGGTGTTTTGGCATCTGGCGGTTCTACTTCCTCGGTCGGAAGCGGTTTCGGTCCTCGGCTAGCTTTCCCATTCCCTGGTACTCCCACAAGCTGTGCTTCGAAGGATGGGCAAAGATAACCTTCGCCTTCATCGGCATCGCGGGCGAGGCGTACTCTGGCCTCGGCAAGGGTCACTTCGCGCTCTTCAATAACCTTCAACATATCATCATGTACGCTGCCTTCGCGATCGCTGGCGTCGCGGACATCCTCACGAACCGAAGATATCCTCTTCCGCCGCAGACCGACTACATGGCTCTCCTTGTGGCTGTCCTTGTGGAAGTGTTCCTCTTCAGCTTCCACCTGCACGGGAGATCCCCGCTGGACGTCATGGTGCACAAACTGCTCATTTACAGCGCCGTCGCCGAAGCCGTTTTCGTCCTCCTGGAGATGAGGAACACGCAGACCGCGGTACTCGCTCTGGGAAGAGCGTTCTGGGCAATCCTCCACGGCGCCTGGTTTATTCATATCGCATTCATGCTGTTCTACTCTTCGACGAAGATTACTTCCTGGATATCAAGTGAGGATGATCAGCTGACGATGGTGACAGCCATGTTTGGGTGGTTTATGATAAGCGTGCTGGTTTACGTTGCTGTTATCGGGTGCCTGTTCAGATGGTACGCGTCAGCTCGCGGACTCGAACAAGGAGCCCATGAAGAGCGGTACAAGCTGATCAGGAACGACGAAGTCGGTGGATCAGGTGACGCGGCGGAGCTGGAGAGGTTCAACGACACAGATTGA